In Choloepus didactylus isolate mChoDid1 chromosome 18, mChoDid1.pri, whole genome shotgun sequence, the genomic stretch CCTGGGCAGGCTAGAGGGCAGGAGGCCTCTGCATCTCCCTAGCATCCCCTCAGCAGTTCCTCTGAATGTTGatagatgaatgaacaaatgagcgACTAGATGAGAAAGGTCAGAGTGGGACAGTTTCCTCAGCATCTTCCCTCTCCCCCATTCTGCAAAACCCTGGGCCTTGAATCTTCTTTTGTGGTTGACAgatgtgggaggaggggctaagAGCTCACAGCAGGCATTTCTAGGAAAGGTGGTTCACACATAATGGAGGTGGGAGAAGaggcaggagaggagaggaagaagcaagGGAAGGAGGTCAGCTTGAGGGAGAAACCAGAGGGAGGTAGGTTTGtattatgatcccatttataaatATGAAAACCAAGACATAGAGAAGTCAAGTGACTTGCCTGAACTAAGTTCATACAATGAGGCAGCGGCATTCAGGACTTTGACTGCAACTCAGAATTCTTACTACTACCCTATTCTCAATTCACTGGGGGCTTTTAAACTGTTAAGGACTTGTCCTAAGTTCTCCATTGCTATAGTGAAACAACATTAGGAAGGTCCTGGAACAGGCATTAGGCACTGAGCGGAGAGGCTAAGTGGGGACTGTGCTTGGGAGCAGAGGCCTGGTCCTTTACTTGGGAGCTTTAGAACTTTTCTGGGCTCAGTCCCAGTAGTCAGGCCCCGAGGCCTGGGCTTTGAGAGGATTGCAAGCCAGCCCAGAGCCTGCTGAGTGAGGCCGAGGACCTGGAGCTCAGAATGGGACCCTTTTCTTCCAGATCATCCTCAACTCCATGCACAAGTACCAGCCGCGGCTACATATCGTTAAGGCTGATGAGAACAATGCTTTTGGCTCCAAAAACACAGCCTTCTGCACCCATGTGTTCCCAGAGACCTCCTTCATCTCTGTGACCTCCTACCAGAATCACAAGGTACAGCTACTGACTCCACAATCCCTACCACTAAGGCTACTCAGCAGCTGTGCTGCCACAACAGATGGGCACTCCCAGCCCTGCCAAGGCAGGCCCAGGACAGGGAACTCAGAATCCTGCAGTGTCCCTCAGAACAGTGAGCAAATCACATACTAAGCAGGAAAAGAGAGGCTCGTAATCTCCAGCACCAAGTAGTTATAGTCTGTGTGTTTTAGGGAACAGATAAAGTTGGCAATTGTAAAAACTGAAAGTCTGGAGCCTGCCTTAGGCTCTGAGTGTTAGGCCCTTCAGTTCTATAATTATCTCTCATTTGGTGCATCTGAAGGTAGGATTCTGGGCCTGCAGAGAAAGAGGGATAGGGCATCGGGGAGAAGAGCCCTGGGCATGTCGCCTGTGTGAGTGCAGTAGGACTGAGCCTCTGGAGGCTGCAGTAGAAGGGGCCTGAATTGTCCCAGGCAGCCCTTacctccacccctcacccctccccaACTCCAGCCTGCCCACCCCACACTACCTCCTGGTCCCTGAACAAGGTTACTCTCTCCTGCCTTTCTGCTTTTGCTCCTGCTACTCCTTCTCAGGGTGCTTTTCACTTGTATGTGTTGGGACCAGCAAGGTGGGCAGGGGTTGTTGGGGAAGGACTGTAGGCTCAGGTGGATTTTAAGCAGAAGAGTGACAGAGTCAGAACTGCATTCAGAACAGTCACTCAGACCCTGACATGGAAGTTGCACTGGACAGAGAAGCTCACTGGAAAGCTGTTAACAGGCATAGGAGAGAATGATGGGGCTGCAACCAGGTAGGGTAGTGGGGTGGagggcaggagaaagaatcagagtcTATGGCAGGTAGAATGGATAAGAGCCAGGGACAAGCCAGATATGAATGGACCCAGGATGACTGCCACTGGCTTAGGTCTGGGGTGTGGCTTCTCATTCACTTCCCCTTTGCTCTCTGGAGTcatctgccctccctccctcttatCCAGATTCTTCATTGCCCTCTCACTCATCCCTCCTCACCAACTTCTCTCCAGTTTCCTCTTTTGGGTCACTGCCAGAGTAAGGAAGGGCCTGATAGATGGGCTAACAGGTGGGGCAGTGGGGAGAACCACCCTAGAAAGAGAAGCAAGTCACCTAATATTTGCTGTACCTTTTCAGAGGGACTGGAGAAGCCAGGCCAagaaatggggtgggggagagctgCTGAGGTCCAGACCCCAAGGACCCCAAGGGGTGCAACTTCCCTAAACCCTGCCATGAGTTCTGAatgtgctggggtgggggaggaggaccAGAAGCCAGCCCAGTCCTTTTCTGCTCCTAGCGATTCCCCTTTGTACCCTCTCCTGACAGATAACACAGCTGAAGATTGAGAACAACCCTTTTGCCAAGGGATTCCGGGGCAGTGATGACAGCGACCTGCGTGTGGCCCGGCTACAGAGGTGGGGCTGccccagcctgggggtggggtgggtagccTGTGTTCAGGCACATGGACTCAGTAACCCTCAAAAGTATCTTCACCTCTTCCTGTCTCTCTCTGACTGTTCTCCTCACCCTTCAGCAAAGAATATCCCGTGATTTCCAAAAGCATCATGAGACAGAGGCTCGTCTCCACCCAGCTCTCGGCCAAACCCGATGTCAGCCCCCTGCACGGTGCCCACCAGGCCCTCCAGCACTACCAGTATGAAAATGGGGCTCACATGCAGTTTGCTGCGGCTGAGCCACAAGACCTTCCCCTCAACACCTTCCCAAGCCAGAGGGACTCGAGCCTCTTCTATCATTGCCTGAAAAGACGAGGTAGCTCTCTCCTGGGCTGGAAGCCCTAGAGGGTCAGAGGTTGGGTGAAGCTCTCCCCATAAATGCTCCCACTACATATGTGAGcatctacacatacacacacgtgcgCTTGCGCATGTATACATACACAAAAACCCGGTTACCTGTGTGGCCTGGGAGAGCCAGTCTGAAGAGTTAGGGACCATAGTCGGGCTCAGGGCCATCTTTCTTAGTTCAGGGATGTAGGCTCTCACCTTTAGTGCAGTCTTTGGAGTCCTCAAAGACAGCTTGTGGCCTTGGTGTCCCCAGACTCTGGTCCTGCTCCCTAGCTTCAGGTGTTGCTTTGCAGTCACTGCCTTGGAGCCTCCATAGGGTGGGCATAAGACAGACAAATCACCTGGGGTCTGCCTACAAGTACCAGAAGAGGCTGAAGCTTCCCAGTCTAGAGATTTTTGATTGAGGCTGTCACTTATCAAGGCAACCTCGGTCCCAGGACAGGGATGACCTGGAATCACATGGATAGCATTCTGAGTACCCCCTGCACAAGTCCTATTAGAGCTCAGGTTCCCCTGATCTAGAGTAGGGGTCAGCAGACCTTGGCCCTTGGACCAAATCTGgtctgctgcctgtttttgtactgcctatgagctaagaatggtttttacatttttaaatggttgaaaaaaaaaaacaaaaaacaaaagaagcatGGTATTTAGTGAACTGTGAACATCATATGAAATTCATCTTTTAATGCCCATACatgaagttttattggcacacagccataCTCATTTGCttatgtattgtctgtggctgcttccATGCAACAACAGCAGAGTTTGAATAGTTGTGACAGATGccgtatggcccacaaagcctaaaatattcactatctaGCCCTTTTTagaagtttgctgactcctgacCTAGAGTGACTGGCCACCTGCCAAATCAAAGAGCTTAGtgtgggaggaaaggaggaatcTGGAGAGAAGATAGTGAGGAGGGATGAGGGAAGGATGAAGAGAGGGCTTAGGGGAACCTTCCTCCCCAttggggcagggagggaagaTGACTCTAGAGGGGGTAAAGGGGAGAGGTGAGTGCAGGCCTCCAAATTCAGTCTCTCTTCTCCCCCAGACCACCCTGCCCTGTTGTATACATGCAGCTCCTAGAATGAATCCCTAGAAAAAACAGAAGGAGGGGGGCCAAGATAAGCCACTGACCAAGTGTTCCTAAATTCATTGACTGGGCTACTGCTCATGCCTTCAAACCTGGGCCCTCTCTGGATTCCAGGAGAGGATGTGCTACTTTGGACAATTAAGCCCTCAAGGTTGAGAATGTTGAAAGATACGCATACGTGATTTGAGGCAGCTGATGTCATCTTTTCCCAAACAGAGTATTATGTTAGCCTGTTAGCTTTAAAAATACAAGTCACCCTTTTCACTTATTGGCAGCTCCATTTCTTAATTTTGTAGACAATGTTGTATTGGAAACTGTGTAATAACAATCTGATGTGTCTTTTTTGAATATGTGTAGGGTTATCTTCCACTTCTAAAAGCAACAGGAACATGCCTATAAGTAGCTTTGGCTTGCTAAGGACTTCCTGGGAGTTGAGGATTGAGGCAGAAACATTGTGGCCTTAATTTTCTGGCTAATTCAGACAGATGTGGCCTTGGGGCCTGGTTTGGTCTGGTATTTGCCTCTACTTTTCTTGGCCAGGGTGGGCCTAGCCTAAGACTGCCAGGGCACATTAAGTCCTCTTACCATCCCTAAGAGTCAGGCTGGCAAAGGATCAAAGCTGTATGCTGCCTGGCTAAAGACACACTCAGTGTCCAGCAATGTGGTGTCCCCTGTGGCCTTTCAGCAGGattcagaatctgaccacttcttgGCTGTTGCCACCTTATGAAAGCTGTGGCTGATTAAAATGGTTGTGGGAGTACCTTGGCAACACAGGGCAAGGGCAGACCCCAAATGACAAGGGTAGGCTGCGCTGGCATCCAGCAGAGGTGCTCTGGGACCTGGGCTGATGACAGTGGCTCTTCCTGAAGTTTCCTTTGTCTTCCAGCAGACAGTGCTCGCCACCTGGACTTACCCTGCAAGCGATCCTATCTGGAAGCTCCTTCTTCAGTGGGGGAGGATCACTATTTCCGCTCTCCCCCTCCCTATGACCAACAGATGCTGAGCCCATCCTATTGCAGTGAGGTGACCCCAAGAGAAGCCTGTATGTACTCAGGTTCAGGGCCTGAGATTGCCGGGGTGTCTGCAGTGGACGACTTGCCCCCAACCCCACTGAGCTGTAGCATGTGGACTTCGGTCTCACCGTACACCAGCTACAGTGTTCAGACAATGGAGACTGTGCCTTACCAGCCCTTCCCCACGCACTTCACTGCCACCACTATGATGCCTCGGCTGCCTGCCATCTCTGCTCAGAGCTCCCAGCCACCAGGAAACACCCATTTCAGTGTCTACAATCAGCTCTCACAATCTCAGGTCCGAGAGCGGGGGCCCACCGCCTCATTTCCAAGAGAGCGTGGCCTCACTCCAGTGTGCGAGAGGAAACCGCCCTCTCCACACCTGAATGCTGCCAATGAATTTCTCTACTCCCAAAGCTTCTCCTTATCCCGGGAATCTTCCTTACAGTATCATTCAGGAATGGGAACAGTAGAGAACTGGACTGATGGATGACTTCCATGTCTCCTGGACAGACAGGACCATGTTAATTCAGTATTAACCTCTGTGGGTGGCCTGCACCACCAAGAAACCCTCACAGGAAGGTATTTccaaggctgtgtgtgtgtgtgtgtgcatgcacatgcacatgtgtatgtATTTGGAGAGCACCTATCTTTTGACATACAACTGAGGCCGTGACAAGAAGAAAAAGTAATTATAAGGAATTTTGGCTGCAGGATCTATATCTGTTGTTTGTTGACATCTCTCAGCATGCCCCTGGGTGGAATGGAGTGCAGGGTTCATGTGAGTTATATTTAGGAGGTTTTTATAATACAATCTTTGATTCACTCAGGGGCCAGGTGGTGAAGTGTTTCCATAGCAAAAGTTGGGGCAAACCCTCATTATTGGGGTGGGAGGGCTCTGTGCACACCTTAGAGTTCCTGGGCTTCTATTTACAAGGGGAGCTGCACATCTTGTTTTGGAATGGAATTTCCACTCCTTTGGTTTCTGGAGATTCTGTGAGGCGACCTGAGAAGAGGGCTCAACCAGGCTTGAGAAAGCATGCTCTGAGGGTAGAGCTGACTGCTCAGTTCATGGCCTGGAAACTGATCCCCAGAGCCTCGAGATCTGAAGGATGGCTTCAGAAAGGGTAAGGTCCTAAGTGCCACTTGATGggtattttaaaagtttgttttttgtcCCCCTGAAGTGTAGGGAAAATGCATTCAGTACCATCTCTGTCACCATTCAGGTTTTGTCGTAAAGTACAAAGCACCTCCACCTTGGTCCCCAACACACAATTTCTCAGTGTCTCTCTCTGGTGTGCAAGACTTGGCCTCTCAGGTGCCATCTGCATCCTATGAGTGGCAATTATGAAACATGCCTCACCTGGCAGTGTCCACAGGAGACCAGATTGGAACTGCTGCCAGGCATCCCCAGAACGTGTTCTGCTTCCAGAAAATCTGCGTTGCTGGAGCAAGAGagcccaacagaaataaaaaagaaaattgaggaaACATTCATGTCTTCCAGTAAATTCAGCCAGTAAGCTCAAAGGAGCAAAGATGAATTATTCTCTAACAAGGCAGATCTCATAGTCTTCAGCCCAGTTCTTCAGCATTGAACGTCACCAGACCATCTGAGTGGCTGATGTGAACTCTattatcaaatttgggaaatcACTAAACTCTTTGCATGCTGAATagctatttatatattatataaataaataaataaaaataaatatatatatatatctctcaCAAATGCAGGCCACATGTCAAATTCAGCTTTGCTTTTTTACAAGTGAATAAACTTAAGAATGAGCATTGCAGAGGTATTTGGGGAGAcatctatttaaatttttattacacATTTTGATGTTGGTTagataaaacatacacacacaaatactacAGATAAAGCTTTATTAGAAACCACATTAGCTAACAGGTGATGTGGAAATGCAAGTGTTTTGTTATATAGCatggacatttttattttacatatcgGAACATAAAGACATTTTACAACTGTGAAATGTGTGGATGCTTCTTACTACTGATGTGTCATTTCTTGGCTCAGCACTAgtctctgtctcttcttttccttgtatttttttctcaaggACTAGGTGGGGTCCTCAGCACCTTCAAGCATTTGTACTGTGGAACCTCTAGGCTCAAAGTGAAGTAATTCAGGACCAACAAAAAAACTGTACTTTTGATCTCATGCTAGTCCTCAAGTTATGGGTGTGGATTTCAGGGTCCATGAATACCCCAGAAGGTCAGGGCGGGCAGTAAGTAAGAATCTGTCACTTTTTAGCAGTCAGCACACAAGCTGGTAATTTTAGAGAGGTGGTCTCACAAGAGGGCATTCTTGGTGGATCTGTGCAGCTGCTTGAAGAAGAACTGAAGAGCAGGTTAAAGTCAGACCTGGGGCTTTCCGTAGCAGTCAGATGTGGGAGCTCCATCCAGCCATCTTCACCCCAGAGAGGATGAGTCAAGGCCTGGCAGAAccaaccccccccacacacacacacccacacacacacagttgccCATTCCATGCCAGATCACTGAAGCTAGGCcacaagatggagaaagaaaaaaggagatgaAATCCAGCCCAGGTTCTGGCTCACCTACTAGACTAGAAGGGAAGCAGGAATAGGAAGGTGCTACTGGGACTCCCTCCTTACAGCCCCTTGCCTCCTGGCCCCTCCTTCATGACGCCTTCCCTACAGCTGCTCACCCTCTGCACCATCTCCAGTGGAGACTGGTCCAGGAACCCAGGAGATGGCAGGGTAAGGGGTGCCTTTTAGATCCTTGTCTTCAGAACTAAGATGATATTCCTACTGGGTAAAAATTAAACCTTTTCCCCAGTTTTCCCCTTGCAACTCCAGGGATGCTTTCTGGCTGTACTTCTTGCTGCAGAACAGGAGGCCAAGCTCCTTCCTCCTTTAGCTGTTGGCTTCCACCCCACCTCGAGCTTGGTCTCAGAGAAAAACTTAACTGAGCTTGGTTCAGGGCATGGGGGAGGGGGATCTCTTCCCAGCTTATCCCTGCTCTGCTCTTAGTCTCTGGGTGAAGACGGCATCCTGGGATACTCCACACTAGGAGGATCTTCTAGAGCCGCAGGCAGAGGGCTGGGGGCTAGACATATTCCAAAGCTCTCTGCAGACATACAGTAGACACCAAGataaagaaagcccccttttgagGAGTACTTTGCCTTTGGGCAGCCCAGAGCATCCTACCAGCTTTCTGGAAAGCACCAGTTCCCTGGCCTTCCCCACCTGAGCATGGCTATAGCAGGGTCTGCAGTGGGATCTGTGGAGCTTTCCTGCCCCTCTGAATCAAGAGCTCAATAAAAAGGGGGCACATGGGATATCTTGGAACAAAGGGCACCATTCAGCAGCGCCAACAGGTCATACATCATCAGGCCAGAAACCTGTCACATGAAAAGTTTCTGTTCTGCTGCGCCCTGcctggaaagggggaaaaaaatgaataacattCAGCTGCACGGCCATGGGCAGGCAGCACCCAGGGCTCTGCTCTCCAGCCCAGGGCCAATTCTTTAGCATTGAACATCCCTCAGACCGGGCTCTGCTGCCCTCCAGCAACAGGAGAGCCTAGAataacaaaagagagaatggaaagaaGCTGGGTCAGACTGACAAATTGTTAAAAAACCAAAGCAACTTGCAGCCTCAGCTGGGTCTCAGGGGGTCAAGAGGCCCCGGCTCACCCCACTAATGGAGGCTGCTGGAGAAGTAGCAGCCCCAGGCTTGCAGTGTCTTATCttacaacataaaattaaaaccCACTTAAAAGGCCGGAGGGCATGTTAACATTCCCCTTGCTGTCTAATTGAAATAGTTCCCAGTGCAAAGGATTTCACTTGAAAGATGTCTCCCTCCAAACCCCAGTTCTCCTGCTTGGCGGGCAAAGGAAGGTTGGGAGGCGGGGGGTTGGGGGCTGCCATTTCAAAGACAAGCACAACCTCAGGCTGGAAAAGCACCTTTTCTGTTTACAGCCCCCACCCAGGCAGCAGGTGGCGACAGCAAAGGTTATAACAGGCTgggttgttttgtatttttttttttttttaatttacaaattcatTAGCAGCTATGTCAGCAGAGGCCAGACTCCTGGCCAGAAGCCTTGGTAATGATTCAAATATGGCGAGCCCCTCAGCGAAAACTGGCAGTTCCCGCGGCCAAGAGATTTCCATTCCGTCCCCCCAACAACCTCCCCCTACTCCATGCAAATATATTACAGGTCTCCAAGGCATACGGAATCAATCAGGGACATCCTGTAAAGGTGATGAACTTGTACTGGCCATCCTGAGTAATGGGAACCAGTCAGCCCGAACGCCAGCCGGGACTGAAAGCCAAGGTGACAGCTATTAAACAGTTGTGCGCAGAACAAAATGGCAAAGGGGCCGAGCAATCAATTCAATTTCAATAGACGACCAAGCAACTGCAGTATCTGTCGCAGCTGATTAGAGAGGGCCGGGCTGGCGCTTTCAGTGTGAGCCCATCACAGATCAGAAACAGGCCTGGATGAAAAGGGAAAGAGCCGTCTCCCGAGAAGCAGGCGATGAAGGACTCTGTTTTATGTGACCgtgttcttccttctttccttgaaGGACAAGTAGAAAAAAAGTAAGCAGTTTGGAGATTAGATAGTTTTCTTTTCAGCCGTTTATCATTATGAAGGAAAGTAGACAGGGCAGGGGCAGAAAAATCTCCAGTGGGATTTCTGCGAAGTCTCACTAAGAAGGACCAGGTTTACACTTTGCGGCTCAAGCAGCCCCTGGTTATTACCACAGCCTGACGGGGCCTGCAGAGCATCCAGGGCCCCTCTTCTCTAACAAGAGCAAACAGGCCCAGTACTCTGAGGATCACAGAAATTCTCCTACAAAAACCCCATATCACCAAATCGAATCGTTTGTGAAAATTAAAGCCTGAgtcagaataaagaagaaaaatggagaaggaaaagatgaaacAGGGTTGTGCAGAGTCCCAGCAGGTAACACCCAGACTATGGGCCCCCACTCTTACCCTAGTGTCTGCCAGCCAGGttggaaagaaaacatggaaagaaaacGAGAGCAATAAGATAATTCTTAAAAGAGGAATTGCAAATGGATAATTAACCTGAACAAAACTAACCTCACTAAATgatctaaaatacaaattaaaatgataaaataccactggtggcagattgagttatgtaccccagaaaaaaacatggtcttaatcttaacccacgtTCGGgtaggtatgaacccattgtaaatatgaatatgttattttagctaaggtgtggctAACTGAAGCAGGATGGCTCTTAAACCtattcctggaggccttataaaaagaaacaggaaaccagCCTCGAAGGCACAGGTCGGAgctagaagccagaaatcagctggaacccggaagagaaaggagaggacaccgccatgtaatggaaaagccaaggaaccacaaGGATTGCCAGGTGTCAGAACGTTACCTACCcaacctccaaaaccatgagacaataaattcccatcgtttaagccacccattgtgtgttatttgtcaGAGCAGCCAGGAGACTAAGACACCACTTTCATCTAACTCTCTCAGTAGTTGCTGGTGGTAGCACAGATTGTTATAGTCTTTCTGGAAAAAGCAATTTAGTATCATGCACAAAGACTCTAAAAGTGTTCATATcctaaagaaaataatcaaaaatgtGGACTTGGCTTAAAGCTCTGTAGtgttcattgtggcattatttataatagccccaaattggCAGAAAGTAAATTATAGTTAAAAATGACATACCTGTATCCTGGAATTTGATGTagtcattaaaaattatgtttataaagAGCTTTTAGTGACATAGGGGAATTGATtgaatattaagtgaaaaaagaggATTATAATTTAgagtatgatctcaatgatatttgaaaatgaaaaaaagattggTGTAGCTAAACTATAGAACACTGAGTAATTTAgtaattaaaatgagaacaaatgacatatatagagagatatttttatctatctatctatcaccaTGAAATACTAAGTGAAACCATTTCTGAGTAAAATATATGGTTTCTTATTTGTGtgaaatacaaaccaaaaccaaaacccaaaaaataaacccaacctctatgtgtgtgtgtgaaagagtctgtgtatgtgagtgtgtgtatggtGTGAATGTGCAAGTATGTGAGCATGTATGTGTTTAGGGGCACAGAGATTTGGAAGAAACTGTTTGCAGGGAGCTGTGA encodes the following:
- the TBX4 gene encoding T-box transcription factor TBX4 isoform X1, whose amino-acid sequence is MHMSLSACAGAESCGRGTGRYGDIEEMLQDKGLSESEEAFRAPGPALGEASATPAANVPEPTLAAPGLSGVALGSPRGPGTDVPAAAAAEQTIENIKVGLHEKELWKKFHEAGTEMIITKAGRRMFPSYKVKVTGMNPKTKYILLIDIVPADDHRYKFCDNKWMVAGKAEPAMPGRLYVHPDSPATGAHWMRQLVSFQKLKLTNNHLDPFGHIILNSMHKYQPRLHIVKADENNAFGSKNTAFCTHVFPETSFISVTSYQNHKITQLKIENNPFAKGFRGSDDSDLRVARLQSKEYPVISKSIMRQRLVSTQLSAKPDVSPLHGAHQALQHYQYENGAHMQFAAAEPQDLPLNTFPSQRDSSLFYHCLKRRADSARHLDLPCKRSYLEAPSSVGEDHYFRSPPPYDQQMLSPSYCSEVTPREACMYSGSGPEIAGVSAVDDLPPTPLSCSMWTSVSPYTSYSVQTMETVPYQPFPTHFTATTMMPRLPAISAQSSQPPGNTHFSVYNQLSQSQVRERGPTASFPRERGLTPVCERKPPSPHLNAANEFLYSQSFSLSRESSLQYHSGMGTVENWTDG
- the TBX4 gene encoding T-box transcription factor TBX4 isoform X3, with translation MLQDKGLSESEEAFRAPGPALGEASATPAANVPEPTLAAPGLSGVALGSPRGPGTDVPAAAAAEQTIENIKVGLHEKELWKKFHEAGTEMIITKAGRRMFPSYKVKVTGMNPKTKYILLIDIVPADDHRYKFCDNKWMVAGKAEPAMPGRLYVHPDSPATGAHWMRQLVSFQKLKLTNNHLDPFGHIILNSMHKYQPRLHIVKADENNAFGSKNTAFCTHVFPETSFISVTSYQNHKITQLKIENNPFAKGFRGSDDSDLRVARLQSKEYPVISKSIMRQRLVSTQLSAKPDVSPLHGAHQALQHYQYENGAHMQFAAAEPQDLPLNTFPSQRDSSLFYHCLKRRADSARHLDLPCKRSYLEAPSSVGEDHYFRSPPPYDQQMLSPSYCSEVTPREACMYSGSGPEIAGVSAVDDLPPTPLSCSMWTSVSPYTSYSVQTMETVPYQPFPTHFTATTMMPRLPAISAQSSQPPGNTHFSVYNQLSQSQVRERGPTASFPRERGLTPVCERKPPSPHLNAANEFLYSQSFSLSRESSLQYHSGMGTVENWTDG
- the TBX4 gene encoding T-box transcription factor TBX4 isoform X5, with amino-acid sequence MIITKAGRRMFPSYKVKVTGMNPKTKYILLIDIVPADDHRYKFCDNKWMVAGKAEPAMPGRLYVHPDSPATGAHWMRQLVSFQKLKLTNNHLDPFGHIILNSMHKYQPRLHIVKADENNAFGSKNTAFCTHVFPETSFISVTSYQNHKITQLKIENNPFAKGFRGSDDSDLRVARLQSKEYPVISKSIMRQRLVSTQLSAKPDVSPLHGAHQALQHYQYENGAHMQFAAAEPQDLPLNTFPSQRDSSLFYHCLKRRADSARHLDLPCKRSYLEAPSSVGEDHYFRSPPPYDQQMLSPSYCSEVTPREACMYSGSGPEIAGVSAVDDLPPTPLSCSMWTSVSPYTSYSVQTMETVPYQPFPTHFTATTMMPRLPAISAQSSQPPGNTHFSVYNQLSQSQVRERGPTASFPRERGLTPVCERKPPSPHLNAANEFLYSQSFSLSRESSLQYHSGMGTVENWTDG
- the TBX4 gene encoding T-box transcription factor TBX4 isoform X2 gives rise to the protein MHMSLSACAGAESCGRGTGRYGDIEEMLQDKGLSESEEAFRAPGPALGEASATPAANVPEPTLAAPGLSGVALGSPRGPGTDVPAAAAAEQTIENIKVGLHEKELWKKFHEAGTEMIITKAGRRMFPSYKVKVTGMNPKTKYILLIDIVPADDHRYKFCDNKWMVAGKAEPAMPGRLYVHPDSPATGAHWMRQLVSFQKLKLTNNHLDPFGHIILNSMHKYQPRLHIVKADENNAFGSKNTAFCTHVFPETSFISVTSYQNHKITQLKIENNPFAKGFRGSDDSDLRVARLQSKEYPVISKSIMRQRLVSTQLSAKPDVSPLHGAHQALQHYQYENGAHMQFAAAEPQDLPLNTFPSQRDSSLFYHCLKRRDSARHLDLPCKRSYLEAPSSVGEDHYFRSPPPYDQQMLSPSYCSEVTPREACMYSGSGPEIAGVSAVDDLPPTPLSCSMWTSVSPYTSYSVQTMETVPYQPFPTHFTATTMMPRLPAISAQSSQPPGNTHFSVYNQLSQSQVRERGPTASFPRERGLTPVCERKPPSPHLNAANEFLYSQSFSLSRESSLQYHSGMGTVENWTDG
- the TBX4 gene encoding T-box transcription factor TBX4 isoform X4; its protein translation is MHMSLSACAGAESCGRGTGRYGDIEEMLQDKGLSESEEAFRAPGPALGEASATPAANVPEPTLAAPGLSGVALGSPRGPGTDVPAAAAAEQTIENIKVGLHEKELWKKFHEAGTEMIITKAGRRMFPSYKVKVTGMNPKTKYILLIDIVPADDHRYKFCDNKWMVAGKAEPAMPGRLYVHPDSPATGAHWMRQLVSFQKLKLTNNHLDPFGHITQLKIENNPFAKGFRGSDDSDLRVARLQSKEYPVISKSIMRQRLVSTQLSAKPDVSPLHGAHQALQHYQYENGAHMQFAAAEPQDLPLNTFPSQRDSSLFYHCLKRRADSARHLDLPCKRSYLEAPSSVGEDHYFRSPPPYDQQMLSPSYCSEVTPREACMYSGSGPEIAGVSAVDDLPPTPLSCSMWTSVSPYTSYSVQTMETVPYQPFPTHFTATTMMPRLPAISAQSSQPPGNTHFSVYNQLSQSQVRERGPTASFPRERGLTPVCERKPPSPHLNAANEFLYSQSFSLSRESSLQYHSGMGTVENWTDG